TATAAGAAACACGGTGAATGTACACGATTAATGACAGAATAAATGCCATGGATATATCAATCAAGCAGTTATTAGTTCCGACTCTCTCAGCCAGCGGCGAGCAGCATAAGCCGCATCATATTGCCTACACTGACTGGGGCAATCCAAATAATCCGAACGTAATCGTGTGTGTTCATGGTTTGACCCGGAATTGCCGGGATTTCGATTTTCTTGCACAAGCCCTGCAGGCGGATTTTAGGATCATCAGCGTGGATGTGGTGGGACGCGGCCAAAGCGATTGGCTGGAACATGCGCAGGATTACGATTTTTACCCTTTGTATTTGTCGGATGCGCTCGCATTGGTGACGCATATTCAATCGCAATACCAACAAAGAATCACATTAAACTGGATTGGAACATCGATGGGGGGACTGATTGGGATGGTTCTGGCGATTCAACCCGATCTTCCCGTGACGCTCAACAAATTGGTCATGAGCGATATCGGACCACTGATTCCAGCGACGGCATTGAAGAGAATTGCTGATTATGTCGGTAAAGATCCACGCTTTGAAAATTTTGCAGCATTTAAAGCCTACATGAAAGCGATTTCGGTAACGTTCGGCCCGTTGACGGAAGAGCAATGGACGCATATGGCGATTCATAGTGCCCGTGAGTATGCGGATGGGACGTACGGTTTTCGCTATGACCCGAAAATTGCTTACAGCTTCAAGGCTCATGAAATCACCGATATCGATCTGTGGCAGCAGTGGGACCAGTTGACGGTACCGACATTGGTTTTGCGGGGTGTTGAATCGGACGTGCTGTCGGTGCAGACGGCTGCTCAAATGCAGATCCGTGGGCCGAAAGCGCAAATCGTGGAACTACCGGGTATCGGTCACTCGCCGATGTTGATGGACGATCATCAAATTAGAATAGTCCGGGATTTCATCAAGGCTTCCTAGTTTTTCCGAACAATCGGAAAATACAGAAGGGTTCGGATATTTTCATCGTCGTGTTTAAAGATGCAGGCTCATCATTGCCAATAGTAATGCGCCGAAAGTGCAACAAAATTTACTAACTGACTGGTGTCTTGCGTTAATTGCGTACCATCGCTATAAGTCCAGTGATTCCAGGTCCACTCGTTGGTTTTAAAGCGGTTAAGAATATAATCCAAATGCAGAAAAAAGTTTTTCTGTACCGCATATCGAGCAAATAACCGCATGTTGCTCAGTTCGGATGAGATATCCGGTACAGAATAAATGGACGGTGTGCTTGTTGCCTGCTTAAATTTATCAATGATGATGGCATGGGATGCACTCGCCCCGATTTCAAGTTTCTCACCCAGCTTTCCATTGATATCGAGTCCGAATGAAGTGCCGATATTTTGAAGATCGACAGACCAAATTTCGCGTAACGGATTGCCAGGGATTGAATTTCTCGAGGCCTGATCAATGTAGGTTTCGTTGCGTGAAAACCATGCGATCGCTTGCAAATTCTCCGAGATGGTGTAGGCCGCATCGAGTGAATAGTTTCTGGCGGAGCCGTTCCGCAACCCCAGATTCGAATCGCTGCGGTGGTCATAATCATCAAACGATTCGTGAACGATCGCTTGCAGCGATAGCAGCTCAAAGGGTTCCCAATGCAACATCAGACGAACCATATCGCGCTGTCGATCCGAAAGGTTAAGCGGGGCGATCGTATTGAAGAATGGCTCTCCGGTTGCAGTTTTTGTTGAAATGAACGGCGAGCCGGAACGATCGCTATGAATATATGAAATTGATCCGGTCAGGGAATCCGCCAGCGTGCGGCGTAGTTCCGCTCTGTAAGAGATTTCATCCGTTCTGACACGGTGGCCGACAAAGGCAGGTTGCCAGCGGCGA
This is a stretch of genomic DNA from Nitrosomonas sp. sh817. It encodes these proteins:
- a CDS encoding alpha/beta fold hydrolase; the encoded protein is MDISIKQLLVPTLSASGEQHKPHHIAYTDWGNPNNPNVIVCVHGLTRNCRDFDFLAQALQADFRIISVDVVGRGQSDWLEHAQDYDFYPLYLSDALALVTHIQSQYQQRITLNWIGTSMGGLIGMVLAIQPDLPVTLNKLVMSDIGPLIPATALKRIADYVGKDPRFENFAAFKAYMKAISVTFGPLTEEQWTHMAIHSAREYADGTYGFRYDPKIAYSFKAHEITDIDLWQQWDQLTVPTLVLRGVESDVLSVQTAAQMQIRGPKAQIVELPGIGHSPMLMDDHQIRIVRDFIKAS